The window ACGCTCGCCCGCCTCATCAACGGCCTCGGTGAGCCCACCTCCGGGCGCGTGCTTGTCGACGCCGCCGACGTCACCCGCCACGGCCGCGACATCCGCCGCCGCGTCGGCTTCGTGTTCTCCGACGCGGAGAACCAGATCGTCATGCCCCAGGTGCGTGACGACGTCGCCTTCTCCCTCCGCCGCCTGAAGCTCTCCCGCGCTGAGCGGGACGCGCGTGTCGACGCCGCCCTCGCCCGCTTCGGCCTCACCGACCTCGCCGAGAACTCCCCGCACACCCTCTCGGGCGGGCAGAAGCAGCTGCTGGCGCTGGCGTCGGTGCTGGTCATCGAGCCGGACCTCATCATCGCCGACGAGCCGACCACCCTGCTCGACCTGCGTAACCGGGCCCGCATCGCCCGCGAGTTCGCCGCCCTCGACCAGCAGCTCATCGTGGTCACCCACGACCTGGACATCCTCGCGGACTTCGACCGCGTGATCTGCCTCGACGACGGCCGCGTCATCGCCGACGGCTCCCCCACCGAGGTCTGCGCCCACTACCGTTCCCTGATGCTCGCATGAGGAACATCCCGCTGGGCGTCTACCTGCCGGGAACCACCCCCATCCACCGCCTCCCCGCCGGCTGGAAGTTCCTGTTCCTCCTCACCTTCATCCTGCTCTCGACCTTTCTGGTGAAGACGCCCCTCGTGGCGGCGGGCTGGCTGGCGGCCGTCGCGCTCGGCTACGTCGTGGCGCGCGTGCCGCTGCGCACCGCCCTCGGACAGACCCTGCCCGTCCTGCCGGTGCTGCTCGTCCTCGGTGCCTTCCAGTGGTGGCAGCGGGGCTGGGAGTTCGCGCTGACCACCGTGCTGGTCCTCTTCGCCTCGGTGGCTGCGGCAGCCCTGCTCACACTGACCACGACCATCGCCGAACTCATGGGCGCCGTGGAACGCGGCCTCTCCCCCTTCGCACGGTTCGGCCTGCCCGTCGAGACGATCTCCCTCGCGGTGTCACTCACGCTGCGTCTCATCCCCCTGCAGCTGGCCACCGTCCACGAGGTGCTGGCCGCCCGGAAGGCCCGCGGCGCCGGGTTCTCCGTCGCCGCGTTCGGCACCCCCGTGCTCGTGCGCTCCATCCGCCGCGCCCGCCTGCTCGCGGAGGCGCTCATCGCCCGCGGCGTCGGCGACTAGAGGGTGTTACGAAAGTCGTTTCAGCCAGTAGCGGATATTCGCCAACTGCACCGTGGCCTCGAAATGCACCGCTAACTTGTCGAAACGCGTGGCACACCCACGATGCTGCTTGATCCGGTTGATACCCCGCTCCACGGCATTACGCCGCTGGTAAGCCACGGCATCGAAGGCAGGGGGTCGGCCACCGGCCGACCCCCTGCGCCGACGGTTGGCGACCTGGTCCTTCGGCTGGGAGATCGTCGCCTTGATCCCCCGCGCCCGCAACCACGCCCGGTTCGCCCGTGAGGAATACGCCTTGTCCGCCAACACCCGCTCGGGTCGTTTCCGCGGCCGACCACGCGTGGCGGACGGCACCCGGATTTTCTCCAGTACCCGCACCATCTGTGGACCATCACCGGCTTGACCTGGGGTGATCGCAAAGGACAGCACCCCGCAGTCAGCGTCAATGGCCACATGGATCTTGGTCGACCACCCGCCCCGCGAGCGGCCGAACCCATGATGATCCGGCTCCCCCGGGTGGCGGAGGGGGCTGTCTTTCCGTGCACCCGCGGCGTGGATATGTCCACGGGTGGTTGTGGAATCCACGCTGACCTCCCAGGAGGGTTTTCCTTTCTCCTGGGCGTGGGTGAGCAGCCGGGTGTGCACGTTCTCCCATACTCCGTTGGCCCGCAGCCGGGCGAACAGATCGTGGACCCGCCACCAGGGGCCGTAGCGCTCATGGACGTCGCGCCACGGGCAGCCGGTGCGGATGCGAAAGAAGATGCCGTTGACCAGGGACCGTAGGTCCCAGGTGCGGGGGCGTCCCCGCCGTGACGGGGCCGGTAGCAGTGGGACAAGCAGGTCCCATTCAGCGTCGGTGAGGTCATGGCGTGCTGAGGGCGGTACAGTAGGCAACGAGGGTTTCCTTGCAAGCGTTGATGATTCGACACCAACAGCGTGCGCGGGGAGACCCTCGTTGCTGTTTATGACACGCCGGTCTCACTCACCGGATTTTCGTAACACCCTCTAGTCCCCCAGGCACAACGCGGCCCCGGAACCTCAGTTCCGGGGCCGCGTCAGGTGCTGCCGGTTACACGTACGGGATGAACGGGAGGGAGGACAGGAGGGTGTACAGGGCCAGGGGGATGGAGGAGAGAAGTGCGCTCATGACATCAGCCTAACGTGAAAGTGGTGGAGGCGCCGCAGACGATCGGGCAGTCGGCGCCGGGGACGAAAACTACTCGTGCACGCACCCGCTGGTGTCGTGCAGACCGCACTGGGGGATGCCCAGCATCGTCAGACCCAGCGAGGAGAGGAACAACGCCATGGAACTGACGAAATAGGTGAAGTCTCGGATGTAGGAACTCATACCCTCACTGTATGCCATTTGACTCATGCGTTGTGGCAACACGTGATCACGGAACGGCAACAGCCCCGACCTTTCCGGGCCGGGGCTGTGTGGAGTTGACTACTCGCCGCGCAGTTCGCGCATGCGCTGGGCGACGGCGTCGTCGGTGACGTTCGTGGTGCCACCCTCGATGGCCTTGTCCGCCTGGCCGGAGGTCAGCTGACCGCCGCCCTGCATCTCGGCGCGGATCTGCTCGAGGCGGGAGTGACCGGCCATCTGGATGCCGGCCTGCTGCACCTCGGCCATGCGACCCTCGACGGAGTTCTGGGCCAGCTCGGCCTGACCGAGGGCGTTCGCGTAGCGACGCTCGATCTTCTCGCGCACCTGGTCCAGGTTCGGGGTGGAACCGGCGGTGATCGCGTTCATGGACTGCAGGGACTCGGAGACCTTCTCCTGCATCTTGGCCTGCTCCAGCTGGGAGAGCAGCTTGGTGCGCTCGGCGACCTTCTGCTGCAGGGCCATGGCGTTGCGCTCGACGGCCTGCTTGGCCTGGTCGGCCTGCTGCAGGGCCTGGTCGTGGAGCTGCTTGGTGTCCTCGACGGACTGCTCCGCGGTGACGAGCTGCGCGGCGAAGGCCTCGGCGGCGTTCTCGTACTCCACGGCCTTCTTGTCGTCGCCCTCGGCGCGTGCCTTGTCGGCGAGCTGCAGTGCCTGCCGGGTGTTGGCCTGGAGCTTCTCGATCTCACCGAGGCGACGGTTGAGCTGCATCTCCAGCTGACGCTGGTTGCCGATGACGGCGGCGGCCTGCTGCGACAGTTCCTGGTGCTGGCGCTGGGCATCCTCGATGGCCTGCTGAATCTGCACCTTCGGGTCGGCGTTCTCCTCGATCTTCGAGTCGAACAGCGCCATGAGATACTTCCATGCCTTGACGAAGGGGTTAGCCATGTCGGTTCGGGCCTTCCTGATTATCGTTCAATGTTTTACGCCACCATGGTAGCGGAGAGGTGTGTGGACCGTCGGTTATGCATGCAGTGATTCGGAGGCGAGTTCCTCGGCCACGGACTGCAGCGCCATGGAGCCGGCGGCCTCGATGAGGACGTCGGCGACCGAGGTGCCCAGCGCATGGCACACGGAGGCCAGCAGCTCGCTGGAGACCTCCTTGCGGCCGCGTTCCAGTTCGGAGAGGTATCCCGGGGAGACCCGCGCCGTTTCGGCGAGTTCCCGGAGGGTGATGCCCTGGTCCGCCCGGAAGGCGCGCAGGGCGGCACCGAGTGCCTCCCGCAGCAGTGGTTCGGGTGTGCGTCGGGTGGTGACGATCGGGGTATCAAGTACAGCGGTGGTAACCATTACTCCTTCTAACGTCCGGGTTGCCCGGATTGTTCCACGCGGGAGGCAAGTCCCGTTAATGCGGCCTGCACCGCCTGTTCACGGATGTCACGTCGGGTTCCACTGAGCTGCAGGCGCTGCGTGTCGACGCCCGCCTTCCCCGCGTACCCGATCCACACCTCACCCACCGGGTGCTCCCCCTGCGCGTCGGGTCCGGCGACCCCGGTGAGGGACACGCCCCAGTCCGCCCCGCAGCGCTCCCGTGCCCCGACCGCCATGGCCGCGGCGGTCTGCTCCGCCACGGGGTCCGCCCCCTCCGGCACGCCGGCGAGCGAGTACTTCAGGTCGGTGGCGTAGGTGATGAGCCCACCCCGCAGCACCGTCGAGGCACCCGGGGTGTCCGCCAGCGTCGCGGCGGCCAGCCCCGCGGTCAGCGACTCGCAGAACGCGACGGTGAGACCGCGGCGGCGGAGAGCCTCGACGAGGGTCACTGCTTCCTCGAGTCCCAGAGGTACTGCACGCCGGTGATGACGGTGACGGCGACGGCCGCGAGCATGATGAGCCAGGTCGGCAGGTCCATCCACGCGGGCAGCGGCATGAGGTACAGGCCGATCGCGAGGGCCTGCAGCGTCGTCTTGATCTTGCCGCCCTTGGAGGCGGGGACGACCAGGCCGCGGCGCAGCATGACCATGCGCCACAGGGTGATGCCGAACTCACGCACCAGGATGACCACGGTCACCCACACCGGCAGGACACCGGTGATGTTGAGGCCGACGAGGGCCGCGGTGATGAGCGCCTTGTCTGCGATGGGGTCGGCGATCTTGCCGAAGTCGGTGACCAGGTTACGGGCGCGGGCGATGTCACCGTCGAGTTTGTCGGTGATCATCAGGGCGACGAAGACACCGAAGGCCCACCACATCTGGCCCGTGAGCAGGAGCCAGAGGAAGAGCGGGATGACCAGGATGCGCAGGCTCGTCAACACGTTGGGGAGGTTGAAGTTGCTGGGCGGGGCCGGCTCGGTCGGCGTTGGTGCAGTCACGACTCACACCCTACCCGTCAGCCCCGGCGTAGAATCGGAGGGCATGAAGTACTTCGCAGTCCACTACCAGTACCCCGACGGTTCCGACGAGATCGTACGCCTGCGCCCGGAGCACCGCGCCTGGCTGTCCACGCTCGCCGAGACGGACCGCCTCGTCGGCTCCGGCCCCTACGTCGACCGGCAGGGTGGCGCGCTCATCGTCATCCGCATGTCGGACACCGCCACCCTCCGGGACGCGGAGGAACTGATGGACAACGACCCGTTCACCCGCGAGGGTGTCCTGGCCGGCCGTGAGGTCCGTGAGTGGAAGCCGGTGCTCAACGTGTTCCGCTCCCCGACCGACGAGTGCTAGACCCCGCACACCAGAGACCCC of the Corynebacterium humireducens NBRC 106098 = DSM 45392 genome contains:
- a CDS encoding PspA/IM30 family protein yields the protein MANPFVKAWKYLMALFDSKIEENADPKVQIQQAIEDAQRQHQELSQQAAAVIGNQRQLEMQLNRRLGEIEKLQANTRQALQLADKARAEGDDKKAVEYENAAEAFAAQLVTAEQSVEDTKQLHDQALQQADQAKQAVERNAMALQQKVAERTKLLSQLEQAKMQEKVSESLQSMNAITAGSTPNLDQVREKIERRYANALGQAELAQNSVEGRMAEVQQAGIQMAGHSRLEQIRAEMQGGGQLTSGQADKAIEGGTTNVTDDAVAQRMRELRGE
- a CDS encoding IS5 family transposase, with the protein product MPTVPPSARHDLTDAEWDLLVPLLPAPSRRGRPRTWDLRSLVNGIFFRIRTGCPWRDVHERYGPWWRVHDLFARLRANGVWENVHTRLLTHAQEKGKPSWEVSVDSTTTRGHIHAAGARKDSPLRHPGEPDHHGFGRSRGGWSTKIHVAIDADCGVLSFAITPGQAGDGPQMVRVLEKIRVPSATRGRPRKRPERVLADKAYSSRANRAWLRARGIKATISQPKDQVANRRRRGSAGGRPPAFDAVAYQRRNAVERGINRIKQHRGCATRFDKLAVHFEATVQLANIRYWLKRLS
- the pgsA gene encoding CDP-diacylglycerol--glycerol-3-phosphate 3-phosphatidyltransferase — protein: MTAPTPTEPAPPSNFNLPNVLTSLRILVIPLFLWLLLTGQMWWAFGVFVALMITDKLDGDIARARNLVTDFGKIADPIADKALITAALVGLNITGVLPVWVTVVILVREFGITLWRMVMLRRGLVVPASKGGKIKTTLQALAIGLYLMPLPAWMDLPTWLIMLAAVAVTVITGVQYLWDSRKQ
- a CDS encoding YciI family protein, whose amino-acid sequence is MKYFAVHYQYPDGSDEIVRLRPEHRAWLSTLAETDRLVGSGPYVDRQGGALIVIRMSDTATLRDAEELMDNDPFTREGVLAGREVREWKPVLNVFRSPTDEC
- a CDS encoding CinA family protein codes for the protein MTLVEALRRRGLTVAFCESLTAGLAAATLADTPGASTVLRGGLITYATDLKYSLAGVPEGADPVAEQTAAAMAVGARERCGADWGVSLTGVAGPDAQGEHPVGEVWIGYAGKAGVDTQRLQLSGTRRDIREQAVQAALTGLASRVEQSGQPGR
- a CDS encoding energy-coupling factor ABC transporter ATP-binding protein codes for the protein MPTITFEDVSVTFDGDVSPTLDRISLTLDEHRIGVIGANGSGKSTLARLINGLGEPTSGRVLVDAADVTRHGRDIRRRVGFVFSDAENQIVMPQVRDDVAFSLRRLKLSRAERDARVDAALARFGLTDLAENSPHTLSGGQKQLLALASVLVIEPDLIIADEPTTLLDLRNRARIAREFAALDQQLIVVTHDLDILADFDRVICLDDGRVIADGSPTEVCAHYRSLMLA
- a CDS encoding helix-turn-helix domain-containing protein, whose amino-acid sequence is MVTTAVLDTPIVTTRRTPEPLLREALGAALRAFRADQGITLRELAETARVSPGYLSELERGRKEVSSELLASVCHALGTSVADVLIEAAGSMALQSVAEELASESLHA
- a CDS encoding energy-coupling factor transporter transmembrane component T family protein, with product MRNIPLGVYLPGTTPIHRLPAGWKFLFLLTFILLSTFLVKTPLVAAGWLAAVALGYVVARVPLRTALGQTLPVLPVLLVLGAFQWWQRGWEFALTTVLVLFASVAAAALLTLTTTIAELMGAVERGLSPFARFGLPVETISLAVSLTLRLIPLQLATVHEVLAARKARGAGFSVAAFGTPVLVRSIRRARLLAEALIARGVGD